A genomic region of Aspergillus oryzae RIB40 DNA, chromosome 1 contains the following coding sequences:
- a CDS encoding xenobiotic compound monooxygenase, DszA family (coenzyme F420-dependent N5,N10-methylene tetrahydromethanopterin reductase and related flavin-dependent oxidoreductases), translated as MGDISTQPDPSDANGTPKKHILLNAFDMSTVGHLSPGQWKNPADKSATKRSLTYWIELAKLLERGGINALFLADTYGGYDTYEGSLDECIRRAAQWPVTDPTIPISAMAAVTKNLAFGITASTSFEPPFLLAKRFSTLDHLTNGRIGWNIVTSWKKAAFKAIGLDTPIEHDERYRQADEYLRVVYKLWEGSWASDALSPDPETDTYVDPAKVRQINHKGKYFSLNTRHIVDPSPQRTPFLFQAGTSAAGSAFAATHAEAIFVSSHSPAVLRPKIENIRKLAAEQGRDPRSIKFFATFTPIIGRTDDEAQAKYEELQKYASVVGGLVLFSGWTGIDISRIPLDQDITAADSLEAHKVTSMLDAFTTTSEDVPQWTPRVVAQKAAIGGLGPVGIGSPQRVADEMERWIREADLDGFNLGYVTTPGTFEEVVDLLIPELRRRGLYPASAEADGLTAREKVYGKGQRELRADHPGSQYKYEVYQEEAAVAETEVS; from the exons ATGGGCGACATCAGCACCCAACCAGACCCCAGCGATGCCAATGGCACACCCAAGAAACATATTCTCTTGAATGCATTCGACATGTCTACTGTAGGACATTTATCCCCGGGACAATGGAAG aatcccGCCGACAAATCCGCCACAAAACGCTCCCTCACCTACTGGATCGAACTGGCCAAGTTACTCGAGCGCGGCGGCATCAAcgccctcttcctcgccgatACCTATGGCGGATACGATACCTACGAAGGCAGCTTAGACGAATGTATTCGGCGCGCGGCGCAGTGGCCGGTTACGGATCCTACTATT CCTATCTCGGCCATGGCAGCCGTGACGAAGAATCTGGCCTTCGGGATCACGGCGTCGACGTCGTTTGAGCCGCCTTTCTTACTGGCGAAGCGGTTCTCGACGCTGGATCATTTGACGAATGGGCGTATTGGGTGGAATATCGTCACGTCGTGGAAGAAGGCGGCATTTAAGGCGATTGGATTGGATACGCCGATTGAGCATGATGAGCGGTATCGGCAGGCGGATGAATATCTGAGGGTTGTCTATAA ACTCTGGGAAGGATCCTGGGCCTCCGATGCTCTATCCCCCGATCCCGAAACAGATACCTACGTTGACCCGGCCAAGGTCCGTCAGATCAACCACAAGGGAAAGTATTTCTCCCTGAACACACGCCACATCGTCGATCCGTCGCCGCAACGCAcgccttttctcttccaggcCGGGACATCGGCAGCGGGGTCAGCGTTCGCGGCGACGCATGCCGAGGCGATCTTCGTGTCGAGTCATTCGCCGGCGGTGCTGCGGCCGAAGATCGAGAATATACGGAAGCTGGCGGCGGAGCAAGGGCGGGATCCGCGGTCGATTAAGTTCTTCGCGACATTTACGCCGATCATCGGGCGCACGGATGACGAGGCGCAGGCGAAGTATGAGGAGCTGCAGAAGTATGCATCCGTGGTGGGCGGATTGGTGCTGTTTAGTGGGTGGACGGGGATCGATATTTCACGGATTCCGCTGGATCAGGATATCACGGCGGCGGACTCGTTGGAGGCGCATAAGGTGACCAGTATGCTGGACGCCTTTACCACGACCAGTGAGGATGTTCCCCAGTGGACGCCGCGGGTGGTGGCTCAGAAGGCGGCGATTGGGGGCTTGGGACCGGTAGGTATTGGGAGTCCGCAGCGGGTGGCGGACGAGATGGAGCGGTGGATTCGGGAGGCAGATCTGGACGGATTCAATCTGGGGTATGTGACCACGCCGGGGACGtttgaggaggtggtggacTTGTTGATCCCAGAGCTGCGGCGGCGGGGATTGTATCCTGCATCGGCGGAGGCTGACGGGCTGACGGCGCGCGAGAAAGTGTATGGCAAAGGCCAGCGAGAGTTGCGCGCCGATCATCCGGGGAGTCAGTACAAGTACGAGGTTTATCAAGAAGAGGCAGCTGTTGCTGAAACGGAGGTGTCATGA
- a CDS encoding uncharacterized protein (predicted protein) translates to MDLEDLPPFRRLPSELIRLIFTLLVNDEPTSLHNLKLVSRLFYNHASRAARSITCRDIVIKVCGHYALTKPTEKIVAELNRTRGFHFTRRLIIEESDSTCKAEAPCKALSGWHPPGLTELRRTDLDEPYEPTCAATLEETPLCPDTRDGDVKMGNKRHHVWKPVAELIRHLPALTDLFFRCGGQFPVCILDAMHRWAPTSRLHLQTFNLQGLETPIEDSEEHKLVSSSHLHSIMLQYNEKGVYSYDNSPCYRMKTLQRLVKSAPNLKEVQITRREAPKNFTTVPIPSVLQKPKTEEQDIFLAPASLKLLRVIDLVPLAAMTLIEWGKHTNFSELETLELCSLAEPKALIAWSHQLEFPKLRVLYLQLKAPAFLEEDAPTTELYEAATQFLKSLPALRELYLEGWHSMVSLDPLVHHHGCCLRKLDLAGPQAWQCLTERDILQLGKHCPLLESLDLVIPRSQGDATEIALYKAIGTIPRLRYLHLHLDVSDASLGRSQDNLETDMNQEFRHDFNLVRNINTKPPSEPSFDEFGNNFSIKDLGGFYRSRNGHVQRLFRNSAIDPNLACSIFKAISGNKVIGSSKLERMIIRLQCSAFETGTLLSHLVHIFPCAWLVERNSRDDRRDEVFATQVASCPYDEIYFKSKFPEFVEPFKDVFRSVWPRPVGMEEESAWWNDWWSFPLETDVVMG, encoded by the coding sequence ATGGATCTGGAGGATCTTCCACCATTTAGGCGCTTGCCCTCTGAGCTTATCAGACTCATCTTTACCCTTTTAGTCAATGACGAACCCACGAGTCTCCACAATCTCAAATTAGTTAGCAGATTATTCTACAACCACGCTAGTAGAGCAGCCAGGTCTATAACCTGCCGCGATATCGTGATCAAGGTATGCGGACACTATGCCTTGACAAAACCAACCGAGAAGATTGTGGCAGAGCTTAACCGGACAAGGGGTTTCCACTTTACTCGCCGGCTCATAATTGAAGAAAGCGATTCCACTTGTAAGGCGGAAGCTCCTTGTAAGGCGCTTTCTGGTTGGCATCCGCCTGGGCTTACTGAGCTGAGACGCACGGATCTGGATGAGCCATATGAGCCTACGTGTGCTGCAACTTTGGAGGAGACACCATTGTGCCCGGACACTCGCGATGGGGACGTCAAAATGGGTAACAAACGACACCATGTGTGGAAGCCCGTGGCAGAGTTAATTAGACATCTGCCTGCGCTGACAGATCTGTTCTTCAGATGCGGCGGGCAGTTTCCTGTCTGTATTCTTGATGCCATGCATCGCTGGGCACCCACATCGAGGCTACACCTCCAGACATTCAACTTGCAGGGTTTGGAAACACCCATAGAAGACTCCGAAGAGCACAAGTTGGTGTCCTCGTCACACTTGCATAGCATCATGCTGCAGTACAATGAAAAAGGTGTGTATAGCTATGACAACAGCCCCTGCTACCGAATGAAGACTTTACAACGTCTGGTAAAGTCAGCCCCGAATCTGAAGGAAGTGCAAATCACCCGTCGCGAGGCTCCCAAGAACTTCACAACTGTCCCTATACCTAGTGTTTTGCAAAAGCCCAAgacagaagagcaagatatCTTTCTGGCCCCTGCATCGCTAAAACTCTTGCGAGTCATTGACCTGGTCCCTCTGGCAGCTATGACACTCATCGAATGGGGAAAGCACACCAACTTCTCTGAGCTAGAGACCCTTGAACTGTGTTCATTGGCCGAGCCGAAGGCGCTAATTGCCTGGTCCCACCAGCTGGAGTTCCCAAAACTAAGAGTCTTATACTTACAGCTCAAAGCCCCTGCTTTTCTCGAAGAGGACGCTCCTACCACCGAGCTCTACGAGGCCGCAACTCAATTCTTAAAGAGTCTCCCAGCACTGAGGGAGCTATACTTGGAGGGCTGGCATTCAATGGTCTCTTTGGATCCGCTTGTTCATCACCATGGCTGTTGCTTGCGCAAGCTAGACCTCGCAGGTCCCCAGGCCTGGCAATGTTTAACTGAACGtgacatcctccagctcggGAAACATTGTCCGCTTCTGGAAAGCCTGGATCTCGTGATCCCACGTTCCCAGGGCGACGCCACCGAAATTGCCCTATATAAAGCTATAGGAACCATACCACGGCTCAGATATCTACACTTACACCTAGACGTATCCGATGCATCACTCGGTAGAAGTCAAGATAACTTGGAAACTGATATGAATCAAGAGTTCCGTCACGATTTCAATCTAGTTCGGAATATAAACACTAAACCACCTAGTGAACCATCATTCGATGAGTTCGGCAATAATTTCTCCATCAAGGACTTAGGGGGCTTCTACCGAAGCCGCAACGGACACGTCCAACGATTATTTAGAAACAGCGCCATAGATCCGAACCTCGCATGTTCGATCTTCAAAGCCATATCCGGAAACAAGGTCATAGGCTCATCAAAATTGGAAAGAATGATTATTCGACTTCAATGTAGCGCATTTGAAACGGGTACCTTGTTAAGTCACTTGGTCCATATTTTCCCTTGCGCGTGGCTAGTCGAGCGGAATTCACGGGATGATCGTCGTGATGAAGTGTTTGCTACACAGGTTGCTTCGTGTCCTTATGACGAGATTTATTTCAAGTCGAAGTTTCCGGAGTTTGTGGAGCCCTTCAAGGATGTTTTTAGAAGTGTGTGGCCGAGGCCGGTTGGGATGGAAGAGGAAAGTGCTTGGTGGAATGATTGGTGGAGCTTTCCTCTTGAAACTGATGTTGTGATGGGTTAA
- a CDS encoding uncharacterized protein (predicted protein), whose protein sequence is MLRYITTENQAIPLPRCALLWSPWVDMTIKALLEMDQHRNYKSDYIEYDFGSWGASSYIPPGWSDSNPYLSPLGSEYRLSVPLFIEVGTSEVLYDNIVLFAHNMREKGTEVELREATNGVHATFGIADTLGMSEVAIDGHARGARFNARTGGD, encoded by the coding sequence ATGCTAAGGTATATCACCACCGAGAACCAAGCAATACCTCTACCTCGCTGCGCGCTGTTATGGTCACCGTGGGTTGATATGACCATAAAGGCTCTCTTGGAGATGGATCAACACCGCAATTACAAGTCCGATTACATCGAATATGATTTCGGTTCTTGGGGTGCTAGTAGCTATATCCCCCCTGGCTGGTCGGACAGTAATCCCTATTTGTCGCCATTGGGAAGCGAGTACCGATTGAGTGTTCCGCTTTTCATTGAAGTTGGCACGTCCGAGGTGCTTTATGATAATATTGTGCTATTTGCGCATAATATGAGGGAGAAGGGCACGGAGGTTGAGTTGCGTGAAGCGACGAATGGGGTTCATGCGACTTTTGGTATCGCGGATACTTTGGGGATGTCGGAGGTTGCTATAGATGGTCATGCGCGGGGGGCAAGATTCAATGCCAGAACAGGTGGAGACTGA
- a CDS encoding putative C2H2 finger domain protein (predicted protein) → MTHAMLTAQNALPNPPPAPPSLPSNDPYMTKSSSAPSYTGIQQMSNHTGAYAPYGQTSLAIHPPGRVASNPPPHHLNYQRQPWPSYSLPAMNGPVMTNMHNPNGQMSLVGNLQPGLFTSGQLAMQQMYGGHPSHAGHPPGPTNDRPFKCDQCPQSFNRNHDLKRHKRIHLSVKPFPCHHCDKSFSRKDALKRHILVKGCGKDVSDAIPKQESESVKQEDKDLDHGLSV, encoded by the exons ATGACGCATGCGATGCTCACAGCGCAGAATGCGCTCCCCAATCCGCCCCCGGCTCCGCCGTCGCTACCCTCAAACGACCCGTATATGACTAAATCCTCGTCCGCCCCCTCCTACACCGGAATCCAGCAGATGTCGAATCACACGGGGGCATATGCCCCCTACGGACAGACTAGCTTAGCGATTCATCCCCCCGGACGGGTGGCATCCAACCCGCCCCCGCATCATCTCAACTACCAGCGACAGCCGTGGCCCTCATATTCGTTACCGGCCATGAACGGACCCGTGATGACGAACATGCACAATCCGAACGGACAGATGTCGCTCGTCGGCAATCTGCAACCGGGCCTGTTCACCAGCGGTCAATTGGCCATGCAGCAAATGTACGGGGGCCATCCATCCCACGCGGGCCACCCACCGGGTCCGACGAACGACCGACCCTTCAAGTGCGACCAGTGCCCGCAGAGTTTCAACCGGAACCACGACCTGAAGCGACATAAACGGATCCATCTGTCGGTGAAGCCGTTCCCCTGCCATCATTGCGATAAAAGCTTCTCTCGCAAGGATGCATTGAAG CGACATATTCTTGTCAAGGGCTGCGGCAAAGACGTGTCCGATGCGATCCCGAAGCAGGAGAGTGAATCGGTGAAACAGGAAGATAAAGACCTGGACCATGGCCTGTCGGTTTAG